One genomic region from Pseudochaenichthys georgianus unplaced genomic scaffold, fPseGeo1.2 scaffold_1275_arrow_ctg1, whole genome shotgun sequence encodes:
- the LOC117440844 gene encoding von Willebrand factor A domain-containing protein 5A-like: MICCGLLTSGKEPVPLKSVEVELEVRDHVATVVSTLNYENKEDKPLEAVFVFPMPGDAAVCHFSATIGQTQIVAEVKEKQKAREEYDDALSSGQQAFLLEESDQSPDIFSLSVGSLPPGESASIRLEYVTELAVQADEGLRFVLPAVLNPRYHPQGSAGGSVQVTSVPASLVPYSLSFSARVSSPRPVSKVESNCPLDPLEYLNTEQSQATVKLAAGHKFDRDVELLIYYKDAHQPTAVVEAGQTSAKSGTLMGDPVVMLSLYPEFPQAVMSSLASCGEFVFLLDRSGSMQRDRIKSARDTLLLLLKSLPMGCFFNIYSFGSSHEHIFPKSVEYSQETMEEALKKVGEMEANLGGTEILRPLKDIYSHACIPNQPRQLFVFTDGEVGNTKEVINLVKKNSGSHRCFSFGIGEGASSALINGLAKEGGGHAQFITGTDRMQPKVMQSLRFALQPAVVDISVKWDLPKGLSITVLSPPITSLFQGQRSLIYAQLTGQSPEAAEGSVTVKYSLAGHPSENKLHFSLKPAEDSGLTVHRLAALTLIRSLEMEEMERRGQPDEGVKKKVVELSVQSGVSSTFTAFIAVNKGNGETIQGPLVRRNVPTSMPMMAMCGGGPPGGRMMGHMPRMMSCSISMRKTSRVLCSLSCDSLDIEPQQPHRDPLLQLVSLQKASGCWELDPALAAAVGKTSEEVENTKPAS; this comes from the exons ATGATCTGCTGTGGTCTGCTCACTTCCGGGAAGGAACCAG TTCCTCTGAAGAGTGTGGAGGTGGAGCTGGAGGTGAGGGACCATGTGGCTACAGTGGTGTCCACTCTGAACTATGAGAACAAGGAGGACAAACCACTGGAGGCTGTGTTTGTCTTCCCTATGCCTGGAGATGCTGCTGTCTGTCATTTCAGTGCTACGATTGGACAGACACAGATCGTGGCTGAGGTGAAGGAGAAACAGAAG GCTCGTGAGGAGTACGATGACGCTCTGAGCTCCGGTCAGCAGGCCTTCCTGTTGGAGGAGAGTGATCAGAGTCCAGATATTTTCTCTCTGAGTGTGGGCAGTCTGCCTCCAGGAGAGAGCGCCTCCATCAGACTGGAATACGTCACTGAGCTGGCTGTGCAGGCTGATGAAGGGCTGAGGTTTGTTCTGCCTGCTGTGCTCAACCCTCGCTACCATCCACAGG GTAGTGCAGGTGGCAGTGTCCAGGTGACCTCTGTTCCCGCCTCTCTGGTGCCCTACAGTCTGTCTTTCTCTGCCCGAGTGTCCTCTCCTCGCCCTGTCTCTAAAGTAGAGTCCAACTGTCCCCTGGACCCTCTGGAGTATCTGAACACAGAGCAGAGCCAGGCCACG GTCAAGTTGGCTGCAGGACACAAGTTTGACAGAGATGTTGAACTTCTGATTTATTACAAAGATGCCCATCAGCCCACAGCTGTGGTGGAGGCAGGACAGACCTCTGCCAAGTCTG GCACTCTGATGGGGGATCCAGTGGTGATGCTGAGTCTGTACCCTGAGTTCCCCCAGGCTGTGATGTCTTCACTCGCCTCATGTGGAGAGTTTGTGTTCTTATTGGATCGATCTGGCAGCATGCAGAGGGACCGTATTAAGAGTGCCAGG GATACTCTGCTGCTCCTGTTGAAGAGTCTACCAATGGGCTGCTTTTTTAACATCTACAGTTTCGGGTccagtcatgaacacatcttccC TAAGAGTGTGGAGTACAGCCAGGAGACCATGGAAGAGGCTCTGAAGAAAGTTGGAGAGATGGAAGCAAATCTGGGAGGCactgagatcctgaggccccTCAAAGACATTTACAGCCATGCCTGCATTCCCAATCAACCTAGACAa CTATTTGTCTTCACTGACGGAGAAGTGGGGAACACCAAAGAAGTAATCAATCTGGTGAAGAAGAATTCAGGTTCCCACAG GTGTTTCTCTTTCGGGATTGGGGAAGGGGCCAGCTCTGCTCTTATCAATGGGTTGGCCAAAGAAGGAGGAGGTCACGCTCAGTTCATCACAGGCACTGACAGGATGCAACCCAAA GTGATGCAGTCGCTGCGTTTTGCTCTACAACCAGCTGTGGTGGATATCTCAGTGAAGTGGGATTTGCCGAAGGGACTCTCTATCACTGTTCTCTCACCACCAATCACTTCACTTTtccagggtcaaaggtcactgATTTATGCCCAGCTCACTGGACAG AGTCCAGAGGCAGCAGAGGGCTCTGTGACGGTGAAGTACAGCCTGGCAGGGCATCCCTCTGAGAACAAGCTCCACTTCAGCCTCAAACCTGCAGAGGACTCTGG ATTAACGGTCCACAGGTTGGCTGCTCTGACTCTGATTCGCTCCCTGGAGATGGAGGAGATGGAGCGCAGAGGACAGCCAGATGAAGGAGTGAAGAAGAAGGTGGTGGAGCTCAGCGTCCAATCAGGAGTGAGCAGCACCTTCACTGCCTTCATTGCTGTCAACAAAGGCAACGGAGAGACGATTCAAGGACCCCTGGTGCGCCGAAATGTTCCAACATCCA TGCCAATGATGGCCATGTGTGGAGGTGGTCCACCTGGTGGTCGAATGATGGGTCATATGCCAA GAATGATGAGCTGCTCAATATCCATGAGGAAAACAA GTCGCGTCCTATGTAGCTTATCATGTGATTCCCTGGACATTGAGCCCCAGCAGCCTCACAGAGACCCTCTGCTGCAGCTGGTCTCCCTGCAGAAGGCGTCCGGCTGCTGGGAGCTGGATCCAGCTCTGGCTGCTGCTGTGGGAAAGACCAGCGAGGAGGTGGAAAACACAAAACCTGCATCG